In a single window of the Clostridia bacterium genome:
- a CDS encoding DNA-3-methyladenine glycosylase I: protein MPKSSYMLYQIARAGTSVGAVTIYSHLQACGIINDHDKECPCRQKINSENPTVKKRRDNEVK, encoded by the coding sequence ATGCCCAAAAGCTCCTATATGCTCTACCAGATTGCAAGAGCAGGCACGTCCGTCGGCGCAGTTACGATCTATTCCCACCTTCAGGCATGCGGCATTATCAACGATCACGACAAAGAATGTCCGTGCCGTCAGAAAATCAACAGCGAAAACCCGACAGTCAAAAAGCGCCGCGATAATGAGGTAAAATAA
- the ilvC gene encoding ketol-acid reductoisomerase produces MAKMYYANDCDINYLDGKNIAIIGYGSQGHAHALNLKDSGCSVCVGLREGSKRWAEAEGAGLMVKTIEEAAKWADIVMILINDEVQAEVYKKSIAPYMTAGKALAFAHGFNIRYQQIVPPKDVDVFMAAPKGPGHTVRSQYVAGKGVPCLVAVEQNVTGNAYNIALAYIAGIGGARAGVMETTFHDETETDLFGEQTVLCGGVVDLMRCGFEVLVEAGYEPENAYFECIHELKLIIDLINKGGVAAMNYSISDTAEYGEYMSGPRVIPHEETKARMRAVLSDIQDGTFAGKWIAENKNGRTFFNSKRAQLKKHQMEVVGEELRKNMIWGGDKDLDTASN; encoded by the coding sequence ATGGCAAAAATGTATTATGCAAACGACTGCGACATAAATTATCTTGACGGTAAAAATATAGCGATCATAGGCTATGGCTCGCAGGGACACGCACATGCGCTCAACTTAAAGGATTCGGGCTGCAGCGTATGCGTAGGCCTTAGAGAAGGCAGCAAGCGCTGGGCAGAGGCCGAGGGCGCAGGTCTTATGGTCAAAACTATAGAAGAAGCCGCAAAATGGGCAGATATCGTTATGATCCTCATAAACGACGAGGTCCAGGCCGAAGTATATAAGAAGTCGATAGCTCCGTATATGACGGCGGGAAAGGCCCTCGCATTTGCGCACGGCTTCAATATCAGATATCAGCAGATAGTTCCCCCAAAAGACGTTGACGTATTTATGGCGGCTCCGAAGGGACCGGGCCACACCGTTCGTTCGCAGTATGTTGCAGGCAAGGGCGTTCCGTGCCTTGTTGCCGTTGAGCAGAACGTGACCGGAAACGCTTACAACATCGCGCTTGCATACATCGCCGGGATCGGCGGCGCACGCGCAGGCGTTATGGAGACTACATTCCACGACGAGACCGAGACCGACCTTTTCGGTGAGCAGACCGTTCTTTGCGGCGGCGTTGTAGACCTTATGCGCTGCGGCTTCGAGGTGCTCGTTGAGGCAGGCTACGAGCCGGAAAACGCATACTTCGAGTGCATACACGAGCTTAAGCTCATCATCGACCTTATAAACAAGGGCGGCGTTGCCGCAATGAACTACTCGATATCCGACACCGCGGAATACGGCGAATATATGTCGGGTCCGCGCGTTATCCCGCACGAGGAGACGAAGGCGCGTATGCGCGCAGTACTGTCCGACATTCAGGACGGCACGTTCGCGGGCAAGTGGATAGCCGAGAACAAGAACGGACGCACTTTCTTCAATTCAAAGCGTGCTCAGCTTAAGAAGCATCAGATGGAAGTTGTTGGCGAGGAGCTCAGAAAGAACATGATCTGGGGCGGCGACAAGGACCTCGATACCGCTTCGAACTAA
- a CDS encoding peptide deformylase — translation MVKPIVRDALFLMQKSRPAVKADLSDARDLLDTLEAHRHECVGMAANMIGVSKRIIAVNEDGRLVAMFNPELLSCEGEYKAEEGCLSIPGKRETTRYKTIKVKYRDERFKMQIKSFTGFTAQIIQHEMDHLEGILI, via the coding sequence ATGGTAAAGCCCATCGTAAGAGACGCTCTGTTTCTTATGCAGAAGTCCCGGCCCGCCGTAAAGGCTGACTTATCCGATGCAAGAGATCTTCTTGATACGCTTGAGGCGCACAGGCATGAATGCGTAGGCATGGCGGCGAATATGATCGGCGTGTCAAAGCGCATAATCGCGGTGAATGAGGACGGCAGGCTCGTCGCAATGTTCAATCCCGAGCTTTTGAGCTGCGAGGGTGAATATAAAGCCGAGGAGGGATGTCTTTCGATCCCGGGAAAGCGGGAGACGACGAGATACAAAACGATAAAGGTTAAATACCGCGACGAGAGATTTAAAATGCAGATAAAGTCTTTTACGGGATTTACGGCGCAGATAATCCAGCATGAGATGGACCATTTAGAGGGTATTCTTATATAG
- a CDS encoding thioesterase family protein, with amino-acid sequence MLKTGMTFEVKNDINESRTAVSLGSGGYPVAATPYLVLAVENAAYRLSQNYMAEGESTVGTLMNFEHLRATPEGMSITARVCLDEIDNKRLVFSFEVRDERELVARGTHERFIVNTEKFLSRAQRKLS; translated from the coding sequence ATGCTTAAAACAGGAATGACTTTTGAGGTAAAGAACGATATAAACGAATCACGCACAGCCGTATCATTGGGAAGCGGGGGATATCCCGTAGCGGCGACGCCGTATCTCGTGCTGGCGGTCGAAAACGCGGCTTACAGACTTTCGCAGAACTATATGGCCGAAGGCGAGTCAACGGTAGGCACGCTTATGAATTTTGAGCATCTTCGCGCAACGCCCGAGGGAATGAGCATAACCGCCCGCGTGTGCTTAGACGAAATAGATAATAAGCGGCTCGTTTTTTCTTTTGAGGTTCGCGACGAGCGCGAGCTTGTGGCGCGGGGCACGCACGAGCGTTTTATCGTGAATACCGAGAAATTCCTTTCGCGCGCGCAAAGAAAGCTTTCATAA
- the ilvB gene encoding biosynthetic-type acetolactate synthase large subunit, which yields MKMKCSQVLMECLLEQGVDTVFGYPGGTILNIYDEFELHGYGKKINHILTSHEQGAAHAADGYARSTGKVGVCFATSGPGATNLTTGIATAFYDSSPVVFITVNVPEALIGKDAFQEVDVTGITMPITKCNYLVRDPETLADVVREAFAIARSGRPGPVVIDIAKNVTLTEVDFEPLPLSEHAKSGRLGKRVQRANNNLKAPEPDAEDIDKLLSMIAEAKKPLVLAGGGIIRSKDAVPEFRKFIEKLGAPVTTSMMGIGACPSDHPLFTGMIGMHGTRASNIATTKCDLLIIIGCRLSDRVALAPQFFARNAKIVHIDIDRAEIDKNVKTDHHIIGDARRVLEMINEKLPTYDYPEWREETFSQKPKAAPASAGSVTPKEIVDIINKHTDENTIITTDVGQHQMWLAQYFNCTRPKQFISSGGFGTMGFGLGAAIGAKIANPDKLVVHCTGDGSFRMNYTEYATAKYYGVPIITVLFNNRALGMVRQWQALTAGRRFSQTTLDRGPDFVKFAEAFGFTGVCVSTKEEFDREFEKAVKAGGYYMIEVNIDTEDLVNPMIPGGAKSDEFLLD from the coding sequence ATGAAAATGAAATGTTCGCAGGTACTCATGGAGTGTCTTTTAGAGCAGGGTGTCGACACGGTCTTCGGATATCCGGGCGGTACTATTTTGAACATTTACGACGAATTCGAACTGCACGGATACGGCAAGAAGATCAATCACATTCTCACCTCGCACGAGCAGGGCGCGGCTCACGCAGCCGACGGATATGCCCGTTCTACGGGAAAAGTAGGCGTCTGCTTTGCAACGAGCGGCCCCGGCGCCACGAATTTGACTACCGGTATAGCTACAGCATTTTATGATTCCTCCCCGGTCGTCTTCATAACCGTAAACGTGCCCGAGGCGCTTATCGGCAAGGACGCCTTTCAGGAGGTCGACGTTACCGGTATAACGATGCCCATAACGAAGTGCAATTATCTTGTACGTGACCCCGAGACGCTTGCAGACGTAGTGCGCGAGGCTTTCGCCATTGCAAGAAGCGGCAGACCGGGTCCCGTAGTTATCGATATAGCAAAAAATGTTACGCTTACCGAAGTTGATTTTGAACCGCTGCCGCTTTCAGAGCATGCAAAGAGCGGCAGACTCGGCAAAAGAGTACAGCGTGCCAACAATAACTTAAAGGCTCCCGAACCGGACGCCGAGGATATAGACAAGCTGCTTTCCATGATAGCTGAAGCGAAAAAGCCTCTTGTTTTAGCCGGAGGAGGCATAATCCGCTCGAAGGACGCCGTGCCCGAGTTCAGAAAGTTTATTGAAAAGCTGGGAGCTCCCGTTACTACTTCCATGATGGGCATAGGCGCATGTCCCAGCGATCATCCGTTATTTACAGGCATGATAGGCATGCACGGTACGCGCGCTTCGAATATAGCAACGACTAAATGCGATCTTCTTATAATCATCGGATGCAGACTGTCAGATCGCGTTGCTCTGGCTCCTCAGTTCTTTGCAAGGAATGCAAAGATAGTTCACATAGACATTGACCGCGCCGAGATAGATAAGAACGTAAAGACCGATCATCATATCATCGGCGACGCAAGACGCGTGCTGGAGATGATAAATGAGAAGCTTCCCACCTACGATTATCCCGAATGGAGAGAAGAAACATTCTCGCAGAAGCCGAAGGCTGCGCCTGCTTCGGCAGGCAGTGTAACGCCTAAGGAGATCGTTGATATAATAAACAAGCACACCGACGAGAATACGATAATTACCACCGACGTAGGACAGCATCAGATGTGGCTCGCTCAGTATTTTAACTGCACGCGCCCGAAGCAGTTCATATCCTCCGGCGGTTTCGGTACGATGGGCTTCGGCCTCGGCGCGGCGATAGGCGCAAAGATAGCAAATCCGGACAAGCTTGTTGTTCACTGTACGGGCGACGGCTCGTTCCGCATGAATTATACGGAATATGCGACGGCGAAGTATTACGGCGTTCCGATAATAACGGTACTTTTCAACAACCGCGCGCTCGGCATGGTGCGCCAGTGGCAGGCTCTTACGGCGGGAAGACGCTTCTCCCAGACGACGCTTGACCGCGGTCCCGATTTCGTTAAGTTCGCGGAGGCGTTCGGCTTTACGGGCGTATGCGTTTCCACGAAGGAAGAGTTCGACCGCGAATTCGAGAAGGCCGTAAAGGCGGGCGGATATTACATGATAGAAGTAAACATTGATACCGAAGACCTTGTAAATCCGATGATACCCGGCGGCGCAAAGAGCGACGAGTTCTTGCTTGATTAA
- the ilvD gene encoding dihydroxy-acid dehydratase, which yields MRSDNVKKGIPTAPNRSLFYALGYTKEELERPLIGVVCSYNEIVPGHMNLDKIAEAVKAGVRAAGGTPIGFPAIAVCDGIAMGHVGMKYSLVTRDLIADSTEAMAMAHQFDGLVMIPNCDKNVPGLLMAAARVNVPTIFVSGGPMLAGHLSDGRRTCLSHMFEAVGSYYAGKLDEAGVEEYENNACPTCGSCSGMYTANSMNCLTEAIGMGLRGNGTIPAVWSARIRLAKHAGMQIMDLVKKDIKPRDIMTKAAFKNAETVDMALGCSTNTMLHLPAIAHECGIELDLDASNEISSNTPNLCHLAPAGNTYMEDLEMAGGVYAVMNELTKKGLLDTSVMTCTGKTLSENLAGVENRNPEIIRPIDNPYSKDGGIAVLKGNLAPEGCVVKRSAVAPEMMKHSGPARVFDSEDDAIAAIYDGKIVAGDVVVIRYEGPKGGPGMREMLNPTSAIAGMGLDKDVALITDGRFSGATRGASIGHVCPEAAQGGTIAFVEEGDTINIDITSCSITLDVDEKTLSERKAKWVCPEPKVKTGYLARYAKLVTSAARGAVLE from the coding sequence ATGCGTTCTGACAATGTAAAAAAAGGTATCCCCACCGCGCCGAACCGCTCTCTTTTCTATGCGCTCGGCTACACGAAAGAGGAGCTTGAGCGTCCGCTCATCGGCGTAGTATGCTCGTATAATGAAATAGTCCCCGGCCACATGAACCTCGACAAGATAGCCGAGGCCGTAAAGGCGGGCGTAAGAGCCGCAGGCGGCACGCCTATTGGGTTTCCTGCTATCGCCGTATGCGACGGCATAGCAATGGGACACGTCGGCATGAAGTATTCGCTCGTAACGCGCGACCTTATCGCCGATTCCACCGAGGCTATGGCAATGGCGCACCAGTTCGACGGCCTCGTAATGATACCTAACTGCGATAAGAACGTGCCCGGCCTTCTTATGGCGGCGGCGCGCGTGAACGTTCCCACGATATTCGTTTCCGGCGGCCCGATGCTCGCAGGTCATCTTAGCGACGGCAGACGCACATGCTTAAGCCACATGTTCGAGGCCGTAGGCAGCTACTATGCAGGCAAACTTGATGAGGCTGGCGTTGAGGAATACGAGAACAATGCATGTCCCACGTGCGGCTCGTGCTCCGGTATGTATACGGCCAATTCAATGAACTGCTTAACAGAGGCCATAGGCATGGGCCTTCGCGGCAACGGCACTATACCGGCCGTATGGTCGGCGCGCATCCGTCTTGCAAAGCACGCCGGAATGCAGATAATGGACCTCGTTAAAAAGGATATAAAGCCGCGCGACATTATGACTAAGGCGGCCTTCAAAAACGCAGAGACCGTAGATATGGCGCTCGGCTGCTCCACGAATACGATGCTCCACCTTCCGGCGATAGCGCACGAGTGCGGCATTGAGCTCGACCTTGACGCATCGAACGAGATCTCGTCAAATACGCCTAACCTCTGCCACCTTGCGCCTGCCGGAAATACTTATATGGAAGACCTTGAAATGGCAGGCGGCGTATATGCCGTTATGAACGAGCTTACGAAAAAGGGACTTCTTGACACGTCCGTTATGACCTGCACAGGCAAAACGCTTTCGGAGAACTTAGCAGGTGTTGAAAACCGCAATCCCGAGATAATCCGTCCCATAGATAACCCGTATTCCAAGGACGGCGGCATCGCGGTACTTAAGGGCAACCTTGCGCCCGAGGGCTGCGTTGTAAAGCGCTCGGCGGTAGCTCCCGAAATGATGAAGCATTCAGGTCCGGCACGCGTGTTCGACAGCGAGGACGACGCCATTGCGGCGATCTACGACGGTAAGATAGTGGCCGGCGACGTAGTCGTTATCCGCTACGAGGGCCCGAAGGGCGGCCCCGGTATGCGCGAGATGTTAAATCCCACTTCCGCTATTGCGGGAATGGGCCTCGATAAGGACGTTGCGCTTATCACCGACGGACGCTTCTCCGGCGCAACGCGCGGCGCTTCGATAGGCCACGTATGCCCCGAGGCCGCGCAGGGCGGCACGATCGCGTTCGTTGAAGAAGGCGACACGATAAACATCGACATCACGTCGTGCTCGATAACTCTCGACGTTGACGAAAAGACGCTTTCAGAGCGCAAGGCAAAGTGGGTATGCCCCGAGCCGAAGGTAAAGACGGGATACCTTGCAAGATACGCAAAGCTCGTCACCTCCGCCGCAAGAGGCGCAGTGCTTGAATAA
- the ilvN gene encoding acetolactate synthase small subunit: MIMSEIRRHTLSVLVENAAGVLSHVTRFFSRKGYNIESLAVGPTDDVSVSRITIELMADDAAAEQIMNQLRKMFSVYSVKELPRKTSVRRELVLYKVKAEEPDMRNEIIQIVNIFRASIIDVSLKTLTIALIGDEDKADAMQDLLKNFGILELARTGTVALERGESTIVDETKENKEFNLGKNMN; the protein is encoded by the coding sequence ATGATTATGAGCGAAATAAGAAGACATACCCTTTCTGTGCTGGTTGAAAATGCGGCGGGCGTTTTAAGTCATGTAACGCGCTTCTTCTCGCGCAAGGGCTATAATATCGAATCGCTGGCCGTAGGTCCTACCGACGACGTTTCCGTTTCGAGAATAACGATAGAGCTTATGGCTGACGATGCGGCGGCAGAGCAGATAATGAATCAGCTTCGCAAGATGTTTTCGGTATACTCCGTAAAGGAGCTGCCCAGAAAGACCTCGGTAAGGCGCGAGCTTGTGCTTTATAAGGTGAAAGCGGAAGAGCCTGATATGCGCAACGAGATAATACAGATAGTTAATATTTTCCGCGCTTCAATAATCGACGTATCGCTTAAAACTCTCACGATAGCTCTTATAGGCGACGAGGACAAGGCAGATGCGATGCAGGATCTTTTAAAGAATTTCGGTATTTTGGAGCTTGCACGCACCGGTACCGTGGCTCTTGAGCGCGGCGAATCTACCATAGTTGATGAAACTAAAGAGAACAAAGAGTTCAATTTAGGCAAGAACATGAATTAA